The sequence CTGGTGGCGGCGACCAATAGCCGCACAGGATGCGCTGTCCGAGCGTTTCGCCGGGGCTTTCCGCGCCGGCTTGCGGTATGCCCGCGCCAGTCGCGAGCTGCACCTCGTGCTGCTGCGCGCCTTTATTTTCTTCGCCCTCGCCAGTTCGGTCTGGGCGCTGTTGCCGCTGGTTGCCCGCAGCCTGCTGGGCGGCGGTGCGGGCTTCTACGGCATCCTGCTCGGCGCCGTCGGTCTGGGTGCGATTGCCGGGGCCATCATCATGCCGAAACTGCGCGCCCACCTCAGCGCCGACGGCCTGCTGCTGTTGGCCGCGCTGGTGACGGCAGCGGTCATGGCCTTCCTCTCCTTCGCACCGCCGCAATGGGCAGCGGTGGCGGGACTTCTACTGCTGGGCGCGGCATGGATCACCGCGCTGACCACGCTCAACGGCGTGGCCCAGGCGATCCTGCCCAACTGGGTGCGTGGTCGCTCCCTGGCCGTTTACCTTACGGTCTTCAACGGTGCCATGACCGCCGGGAGTCTGAGCTGGGGTGCATTGGCCCAAGTAATCGGCGTGCCATTCACGCTCTTGACCGGTGCCATCGGGCTGGTCATCGCCGGGCTGATGGCCCATCGCATCAAGCTGCCCACGGGTGACGCCGACCTCGCCCCCTCCAATCATTGGCCCGAGCCATTGACCGCAGCGCCCGTCGAGCATGATCGAGGGCCCGTACTGATCCAGATCGAATACCGTGTCGCCGCCGAAGACCGCGCCGATTTCCTCAAGGCCCTGGCCCGGCTGTCAGCCGAGCGCCGTCGCGATGGTGCCTACAGTTGGGGCATCACCGAAGATGCCGCCGATCCAGAGCTGATGCTCGAATGGTTTCTGGTTGAGTCATGGGCTGAACATTTGCGACAGCATCATCGGGTATCCAAGGCCGACGCCGATCTCCAGGCCGATGTGCTGCGTTTTCATCGTGGTGAACAGCGACCCGACGTGCGGCATTTTCTTGCGTTCAATCATCCACGCGAAGGACGGGCATAGACGAGGCAGGTCATGCCCGAGCGAACCGGAGCGATGGAGTGCCGCCTCGTCGACCGCTCGCCCTGGCCAGGGTTGTCCAAACCACTCAGCCCGATTGGCGGGTTTCGCCATTGTCATGGCGGCGCCGTGCAGGCAAAACGGTATCCCCCGCGCACCCTTCTCGCCGTCGCCACTACGTCGACCCTGGGCGGGCGCGGCGACGGGCCGCCTGCGATGATCGCCACGTTCGGGACGTTGCTGCGTCGCCCTGATCGACCTATCAGGAACCCAGCGATGAATGTATCGATCGAAGACCGCGTCCTGCCCACCGAACACGGCGACGTTTTCACCCGTCGATGGCGCACCGGAAACCGCCACAAGACACCCATCGTCCTGTTGCATGATTCACTCGGGTGCGTCGAGTTATGGCGAGACTTTCCGGAACGCCTCGCGGCAACCACGTCACGCGATGTCATCGCCTACGACCGCCTGGGGTTCGGTCGCTCCGCGGCGCATCCGGGTGGTTGGACGAATCAGTTCGTTCGCGACGAGGCCGATCGATTCTTTCCGCCGGTATGGCAGGCCCTGGATTTCGAACATTTCATTGCCTTCGGCCATAGCGCTGGCGGCATCATGGCGACCCGTCTGGCATCCTGCTACCCGCGCCACTGCCGTGCGCTGATCACCGAATCGGCCCAGGCGTTCGTAGAGGACCGCACGCTGCAAGGTATTCGTGAAGCCAGGACGACATTCACCCAGCCTGAGCAACTGGCGCGACTGCGTAAATATCACGGCGACAAGGTCCGATGGATACTCCGGGCCTGGTTCGACACCTGGTTGTCCGACAGCTACGCCGCCTGGACCCTGGCAGACAGCGCGCCCGGCTTCTCCTGCCCCCTGCTGACGATCCACGGCCTGCAAGACGAATACGGCTCAGTGGCGCACCCTCGGTGCATCGCCGCACTCGCCAGCGGCCCGACGCGAGAACTGCTGCTCGATCACTGTTGGCACGTCCCGCATCGGGAACATCCCGAGGCCGTCCTCGTGGCGGTCGAACGGTTCCTCGACGCGATGGATGTGTGACGGCCTCGAAGCGGTGCACCGTCGGTCGGGTGATTGGCTGGAAGGCATGTCCGCACCCGACGTAGTGCGCGAACCGGCCGGCCCTCAACCAGCGATGGACGCCGCCCGTAAGGCCACGGTGTTCGCGCCGCTTCTCTCTTTCTCCAAACACGCCTAATGTAGAGTACGAACGTATTTCGTGGGACATCTACAGTGGAACGATGGCTTTGTCTTGTCATGGCCCTGCCAACCGCCAATGCCGCCGAACGCATGCGCGCCTGGCGTGCCCTGAAGGCCGCCGGTGCGGCCGTACTGCGTGATGGCGTCTACCTGATTCCAGACCAACCAGCCTGTCGCCAGGTCCTGTCGGGGATCGAACGCGCCATCCTCGAGAGCGACGGCTACGCATGCGTCCTGCCGGTTTGTGATCCACAGGGCGAACGCTTCATCGCGTTGTTCCAGAGAAACGACGAATACGCCAGGCTCGGCGGTGAGATTGCCGAGCAGCTCGCCAGGCTGACGCCAGAGAACGCGCTGACGGCTACGCGTCAGGCACGCAAGCTGCGCAAAGCCTTCAGTCAGATCCAGGAAACCGATTTTTTTCCCGGCCAGGCTCAAGAGCAGGCTGAGCTGCAACTGCGTGGCCTGGAGGTTCAGATCAGTCGAACGCTGTCCAGGGACGAACCCAGCGGCCAGGCGCACGCCATCGAGCGTCTGTCCTTGAACGCGTTTCGCGGCCGGGTCTGGGCCACACGCCAACGACCCTGGGTCGACCGCCTGGCCAGTGCCTGGTTGATCAGCCGCTTCATCGACACGGACGCCCGTTTTCGCTGGCTGCAGTCGCCGGACGAGTGCCCTGCCGACGCACTGGGTTTCGACTTCGATGGGGCCCGATTCAGCCATACGGGGGATCGCGTCACCTTCGAGACATTGCAGGCCAGTTTCGATCTACAGGCAGCAGGCCTGGGACGCATGGCGGCGCTGGTGCATTACCTGGACGTCGGCGGCGCGCAGCCGGCCGAGGCTGCCGGGGTGGAGCGTGTCCTGGCCGGCCTGCGCGCGAGCATCGAAGACGACGACCAGCTTCTGGCTGCGGCCGGCGCCCTCTTCGACGGGTTGCTGGCTGCCTTTGCACAGGACGAACAAGGCAATGAATGAGTCGACCGTGAAAGCCGATGACCCGACCCAACCGCACATCACCTTCATCCGCTTTCGGAATGCCTTGCTGTTCTGGCTCAAGTTGGGGTTCATCAGCTTCGGAGGCCCTGCCGGGCAGATCGCGATCATGCATCAGGAGCTGGTTGAGCGTCGCCGCTGGATTTCCGAACGGCGGTTTCTGCATGCCCTCAATTACTGCATGTTACTCCCCGGGCCGGAAGCACAGCAGTTGGCTACCTACATCGGCTGGCTGCTGCATCGTAGTTGGGGCGGGTTGATCGCCGGCGCGTTGTTCGTGCTGCCCTCGCTGTTCATTCTGATCGTGCTCTCGTGGGTCTATATCGCCTTCGGCGACGTGCCGCTGGTGGCTGGCATTTTCTACGGCATCAAGCCGGCCGTGACCGCTATCGTTCTGCAGGCGGCCCATCGCATCGGCGCGCGAGCACTGCGCAACCATTGGCTGAGAGCCATCGCCGCGGCCTCTTTCGTTGCGATCTTCGCGGTCAACGTACCTTTTCCGCTGATTGTGCTGGGCGCTGCGCTGATCGGCTACCTGAGTGGCCGCTACGCGCCGGAGGCGTTCCGCCTGGGCGGCGGTCATGCCGCGGCGGACAAGTCCTACGGTCCGGCACTGATCGACGACCATACACCGCCGCCGCCCCATGCGCGCTTTCGCTGGCCGCGCCTGATCGCGCTGCTGCTGGCTGGCGCCGTGCTCTGGGTCTTGCCAATGGCCGTGCTGACCGCCCTGTATGGATGGGACGGTACCCTGACGCAGATGGGCTGGTTCTTCACCAAAGCCGCCCTGCTCACCTTTGGCGGTGCCTATGCGGTCTTGCCCTATGTGTACCAGGGCGCGGTTGGCCATTACGGCTGGCTGACCCCAACCCAGATGATTGACGGGCTGGCCCTGGGCGAAACCACCCCCGGGCCGTTGATCATGGTGGTGGCCTTCGTCGGCTTCGTCGGGGCCTACGTGCAGCAGGTGTTCGGCCCGGATCAGGCCCCGCTCGCCGGCACGCTGGCGGCCTGCCTGGTCACCTGGTTCACCTTCCTGCCGTCTTTCCTGTTCATACTGGCCGGGGGCCCCTTGGTGGAGTCTACGCACAATCAGCTGAAATACACCGCACCGCTGACGGCGATCACCGCCGCGGTAGTCGGCGTCATCCTCAACCTCGCCCTGTTCTTCGGCTACCACGTGCTCTGGCCGCAAGGTTTTTCAGGCCACTTCGACTGGGTGTCGGCCTTGATTGCCGTTGGCGCCGCGGTGGCGCTGTTTCACTTCAGGCGGGGCGTGATTCCGGTACTGCTGGGCTGTGCGCTGGTCGGGCTTGTCGTCCACCTGCTGCGTTGAGCGAAGCGCTGTCGGGGGTCGGCATCGCACCCAGGGGTTCGGGTAATCCCGACGCGGTGGACGAGTTCGCCTCCCGATCAGCCCGCTTGCCGAGCTGCCAGCCCAACAGCCCCCACAACAAGGCACAGAGGGCGCCGACCAGGGCCGCCAGCCCCGCGCCCTGGCCGAGCATGTCCAGGAGGCTCTTGGCCCAGCCACTGACGGCATCGCCCGCGCGATAGATGACCGTGTCGATGACGTTCTTCGCCTTGTATTTGCTCTCGGCGTCGAGCGGCGCGAAGAGCATCTCCCGCCCCGGTCGAACGAAGGCGTATTCACCGATACGCCGCACGATCATCAAGGCAGCGAGCAGGCCGAAGCTGGGTGCGAGCGCGAGCGCGACGAATCCCGCGCACATCAGCAGGGGAACCAGCGCCAGCAGCGCACCCACCCCGAGCCGCTTGGCCACGCGTCCGGCGATAAACAACTGGGACAGCAAGGCACCCGCCTGGACCACCAGGTCGATGACACCGAAGATGCGAATCTGCGTCTCTCGATCCGGGAAATGCTCGGCCACCAGACGCGCCTGTTCGAAATAGAGAAAGGTCGTGACGGTGGCCAGCAACACCACGAAGCCTGCGATGCCGAGCAGGTAGGGGGACCTCACGACCGCTGTCATTCCGCTGAAAGGGTTTCCGCGCAAGGGATGGCGCGGGCTTGGCGTCGATGCCGCCGCGTGGCGTCCGGCCCCGCCCTCCTGCCTCCAGCGCATCAGCACGCCCTTGAGCGCCATGGCAATGCCGAGCAGAACGGCCGCCAACCGATATCCACACGTAGAACACGCGAGCGATCCACTGGCTGTCGGCCTGGACCTGTGACAGCACAGCGAAAACCAGCAGATTCGCACCGAAGCAACCGTACACCCAGTCGATGAAATACAGGCGCGGCACACGGGCACTGAGCCAGGCGAACAGCGGCACGGCAGCCAGCATGACGAAGAAGGTCGCGGTGAACAGCCATTGCAGATTCTCGACGCCAGCTGCGATACCCATCGACTCACGAATCGGGCGCAACATGAAGTAACCCGCGAACAGACAGACGAACAGCAGGAAACCTTGCAACGCAGGGCGCAGCTCGTGGTCCTCGGCGTTGAGCATGCTGCTCAGGCGGTGCATCAGAGAGGAAGCGTTCATGGGCACTCCGGAAAGATCGGTGGACGTGGGCGCGGGGTCTTCTCGCACCCGCGGGCACTCAGGGGTAGGTCACACCGGTCAGGCGCTCCGATACCTGCCACAGCTCGGCGGCCAGGGAGCGGTCGGCCGCGGCATCGGGCAGTCGGGCGAACCCCAGCGGTCCGCGTTTCTCGTCCTCGCCGGTAGGCCCGTAATAGCCGCCACCGAGCGCGTCCGGCGCCGTTGCGGCGTACAAGGTCGACAAGGCGCCTTGGGCCGCGGAGTGGTACTCGTCGCGGTCCTGCGCCCATTGCTTGCCGAATTCGCTGTTCAACCCAGGCCCTCGCGCGATCAGCTCAGTGACAGCG is a genomic window of Stutzerimonas stutzeri containing:
- a CDS encoding MFS transporter gives rise to the protein MNKASPQSAPTSTGGFAPLRQTLFTVLWVATIIGNTGSFIRDVASAWIMTDLSPSPAAVALVQAAATLPIFLLAIPAGVLSDILDRRKFLIAIQFLLASVSICLMLLSFAGLQSVTSLVALTFLGGIGAALMGPTWQAIVPELVDKHDLKSAVALNSLGINIARAIGPAMGGLILASLGAAFTYGVDVISYVFVISALLWWRRPIAAQDALSERFAGAFRAGLRYARASRELHLVLLRAFIFFALASSVWALLPLVARSLLGGGAGFYGILLGAVGLGAIAGAIIMPKLRAHLSADGLLLLAALVTAAVMAFLSFAPPQWAAVAGLLLLGAAWITALTTLNGVAQAILPNWVRGRSLAVYLTVFNGAMTAGSLSWGALAQVIGVPFTLLTGAIGLVIAGLMAHRIKLPTGDADLAPSNHWPEPLTAAPVEHDRGPVLIQIEYRVAAEDRADFLKALARLSAERRRDGAYSWGITEDAADPELMLEWFLVESWAEHLRQHHRVSKADADLQADVLRFHRGEQRPDVRHFLAFNHPREGRA
- a CDS encoding alpha/beta fold hydrolase, whose protein sequence is MNVSIEDRVLPTEHGDVFTRRWRTGNRHKTPIVLLHDSLGCVELWRDFPERLAATTSRDVIAYDRLGFGRSAAHPGGWTNQFVRDEADRFFPPVWQALDFEHFIAFGHSAGGIMATRLASCYPRHCRALITESAQAFVEDRTLQGIREARTTFTQPEQLARLRKYHGDKVRWILRAWFDTWLSDSYAAWTLADSAPGFSCPLLTIHGLQDEYGSVAHPRCIAALASGPTRELLLDHCWHVPHREHPEAVLVAVERFLDAMDV
- a CDS encoding chromate resistance protein ChrB domain-containing protein, encoding MERWLCLVMALPTANAAERMRAWRALKAAGAAVLRDGVYLIPDQPACRQVLSGIERAILESDGYACVLPVCDPQGERFIALFQRNDEYARLGGEIAEQLARLTPENALTATRQARKLRKAFSQIQETDFFPGQAQEQAELQLRGLEVQISRTLSRDEPSGQAHAIERLSLNAFRGRVWATRQRPWVDRLASAWLISRFIDTDARFRWLQSPDECPADALGFDFDGARFSHTGDRVTFETLQASFDLQAAGLGRMAALVHYLDVGGAQPAEAAGVERVLAGLRASIEDDDQLLAAAGALFDGLLAAFAQDEQGNE
- the chrA gene encoding chromate efflux transporter is translated as MNESTVKADDPTQPHITFIRFRNALLFWLKLGFISFGGPAGQIAIMHQELVERRRWISERRFLHALNYCMLLPGPEAQQLATYIGWLLHRSWGGLIAGALFVLPSLFILIVLSWVYIAFGDVPLVAGIFYGIKPAVTAIVLQAAHRIGARALRNHWLRAIAAASFVAIFAVNVPFPLIVLGAALIGYLSGRYAPEAFRLGGGHAAADKSYGPALIDDHTPPPPHARFRWPRLIALLLAGAVLWVLPMAVLTALYGWDGTLTQMGWFFTKAALLTFGGAYAVLPYVYQGAVGHYGWLTPTQMIDGLALGETTPGPLIMVVAFVGFVGAYVQQVFGPDQAPLAGTLAACLVTWFTFLPSFLFILAGGPLVESTHNQLKYTAPLTAITAAVVGVILNLALFFGYHVLWPQGFSGHFDWVSALIAVGAAVALFHFRRGVIPVLLGCALVGLVVHLLR